atcctcttttcattttcctttggttttgtcttgtatcacacctggttccaatcccatcaattacatgttgtgtatttaatcctctgttccccctcatgtccttgtctgtgattgtttgtttgtaagctaTGTGCAAGTTATGTTCTGGTGCGCGAAGGGTTTTGTACCCACTggtattattttgtatattttggttttcggAGTTTTAAAGCACTTATTAAACTGCTCGGTTATACCAAGTTcgatctcctgcgcctgacttcccggccaccagcacgcaccctcttacagactcggtaccggtacccctgtatatagcctcgttattgttatgtacatttcttgtcattttttttaacttgagtttatttagtaaatgttttaactatttattgaactgcattgttggttaaggacttgtaagtaagcatatcacggttgtattcggcgcatgttgacataaaattgtatttgataaTGATAGGCTTGTTTGAGAAAGCACTATTGTCATTACAATCGATTATCATTTACACTAGGCTGTCTATTTGTCTTTACCTCACTTTCAATGTTCACTATTCTCTTTTATAAGTGGGAGATTAATCAAATTTAGGGCTATTAATCATTTCTAAAATAAAAATTGGCCCTACTTGTCATGTAAATGAGTAGGTCACTTTAATTTTAAATACACAACGCGAACTATTCGTTGACTGTGTTTGCAAGGTTTACCAATGTGACCTACTATATTGTTCAATATATCATTACTTCACTCAAGGCAGCGCATAGGCTACAGGGCGGCGCCTGTCTATAAATTCTCAGACGCAATATTTTTCTCAGCTCTGCACGATTCAACTCTCCTCAATCGCCAACTCCACACTCGTGAACGGTAAGAATTCAGCATCTGATACGTATACTCTTGTTGTCCGACTGgtagtaaaaaaaaatgtctacGAATGTAAAAGTCGCTTCAGAATAAATAGTTTGGTTAATCCTATCCGATCTCTTCCTCCAACTCTGGAACTAGTCAGCGGACTTGAAATACTTTAAGTCCTTCTTGGTTTTGTGCGATTGGCTTTGAAGTGCAGTTTTCTATGGGGTCGTTGTCATACTTTTCATCTGTAAATAAGTCAACATAAGTCACTTTTTACAGTCCATACTTACAGTAGTACCTTAAAGATTTTCAAACTTTATAGTTTCATAACTAAAAGAATCACATTTGTCGTAAGGACAAAAGAGCATTTCCAACATATAGAACCTAGAATGTTTGCTAAACAATTAGAGTATTATAATTGTGTGCATTATACTTTTTTGGTCTAAAAGAATCTGAGTTTGTAATATTATTTAACAATAAAGAAATTGACTGAAATAAAGGTGTGGCTCACTTTGAATAACTGGGTTAAGAGCTGACTGTGGATATGTACACACTTATTTCCTCACTGTTGGTGCAACCTCTTTCGCGAGTGGTTTCTTTCCTTTTACTCTACTTTCCTCGGTTTTGGACGACATTTTTTCCCAGTTCAGTCATTTCCTCCTCTCATACCACACCCTTTTTCATTGGCTCTCTTTTACGTTTCCCTTCTAATTCAACCAGGTAAAGTTAAATCACATGATCTGTGTGCTCTCTGTATCTGACTTGTGTATGTGAATGTATTTTGTGTtctgtatttgagagacaagaaCTTAGTAGTGATGCTGTGATCAACTTTTGTTGGTGATTTTATGGATTACTCATGTGAGCATTACTCATCGGAATGGGCAGGGCACATGGTGCtgatttgaaacacacacacattcagattACAAAATTCCCTCATGAAATATAGTTCCTTTAGTCAACGTCTTGTACAGTATTTGTTTTAAAAAATGATGCCAGAATAAAGATACATGTTAGTCACATGAATGCTTTGCTACCCTGTCATTCAAGTGTcatttttctctcgctctctctctcagtgcaacCTAACTTAGACCTGCAACCATGCCATCAGAACTGGAACGAGCAATGGAGTCCATGATCACTGTGTTCCACAAGTATGCTGCTAAGGAGGGCAATGGCAACACTCTGAGCCGCCGTGAGCTAAGGGACCTGATGGAGAACGAGCTCTCTGGCTTCCTCAAGGTGGCCATCTCTACTATGTCTGTGTATCACATGGcaccataaggctctggtcaaaagttgtgcactatttAGGCAATAGGATGCTGTTTGGGACGTACAGTATATTATCTCTATTACTATATACTATTTTACTGTAGAAGCACTCCCTGATAATTTGATACAGAAATCATGCACATTTATGATTAGGGtctggagtttttcctgatcatgtgacttgaccaggaaaaactcaggGGCCCAGGTCATAAGGCCCAGAGTTTTCCTTGGTCAGGTGGTccgcaaaaaaaaaatctaactacTTGTCATGTATCTGCCCAATAAAGAGTAGCGACGTCAACTGTTGTCCCCTAGTACTGTTTGTGAAATTACAGTATTTCCATGTAGTATTATTAAAACATCCCTGTCTTCCTTTCAGTCTCAGAAGGACCCAGCCACAGTAGACAAGATCATGAAGGATCTGGACTCTAATGGTGATGGAGAGGTGAACTTTGAGGAGTTTGTTTCTCTCGTTGTGGGCCTGTCCATCGCCTGTGAACAGTGCTACCAGATGCACAAGAAGAAGATGGGGaagtgagggatgagaggaggaaggGGCGTGGAGAAAAGAAGGGTTCTAATTTTCCACTTTTGTAATGATCACACTGTCCATTAAACACAAAGACCAAGGAGTTGtcattattttgtgtgtgtgtgcatgcatgcattaAAGTAGTTATAGATGCAGGTTGTACATGTGTTATACTGTAGCTAGTCTATTGGAATTCAATTAGAGTAACAAAATATTGTAGATGTGTGTTTCTCTTTGTCtacaaaaaaaatgcataataGTCTTGGGGGAGGTTTCTTGGACACAGATTAGGCCACAGGagattggtggcaccttaattggggagtaTGGCCTCTTGTTAATGACTGGAGCAAAATTAATGGAATGGGAACAaatgtatcaaacacatggtttccaggtgtttgatgccattcaacTTGCTCCATTATTATGAACCGTTCTCctttataaaaagccatttcaaTGGATAATCGCTGTTGAGCTTGTTTTTGTTGTGGTCCAGAACTAGGATTGTGTCGGAGACTGCCCAGTAAAGACACCATGTCCTTTCACAGATTTACCTGTGATTTCAGTCTTGtacagattacatttagatttgtcATTTAGcggacactcttatccagagcgacttacagcagTGAGTCCATATCTTATCGTActtagccactcctcagtaaaaggcacatgacagcccacttgaagtttgccgaaaggcacctaaaggactctcagaccatggttaacaagattctctggtgtgatgaaaccaagattgaactcttgaatgccaagcgtcacgtctggaagaaacctggcaccatccctacagtgaaacatggtggcagaaacatgctgtgggaatgtttttcagcggataggactgggagactagtcaggatcgagggaaagcgtagcaaagtacagagagatccttgatgaaaacctgctcaggactgaggcaaaggttcaccttccaagaaaacgaccctaagcacacagccaagacaacgcaggagtggcttagggacaagtctctgaatgtccttgagtggcctggacttgaaccagatcgaacatctctggagagacctgaaaatagctgtccatccaacctgacagagcttgagaggatctgcagagaagaaagggagaaattccccaaatacaggtgtgccaagcttgtagcgtcatacccaagaagactcgaggctgtaatcactgccaaaggtgcttcaacaaagtactgtgtaaagggtctgaatacttatgtaaatgtaattgattttagaataaggctgtaacgtaacaaaatgtggagaaagtcaaggggtctgaatactttccgaatgcactgtatgtaacaGAGGCCAACAAAATAACTGTAGGGTGGTTTAATTATAGGACACATAGTGGGCTGTATTTTCATGAAATTATTTTCCCACAAGGCCTTTCTCATCGTGTGTCATGGTCTGGTGCAAGTTGAGTAACAAAAGCTGTTatttcctctcattctctctctcttggcAGGACCTACCCTCTCTTGTTCTCTGAGTATACTTAGGCAGGGCCTACTTTGCTGCC
This region of Salvelinus namaycush isolate Seneca chromosome 32, SaNama_1.0, whole genome shotgun sequence genomic DNA includes:
- the LOC120027194 gene encoding protein S100-A1-like, with the translated sequence MPSELERAMESMITVFHKYAAKEGNGNTLSRRELRDLMENELSGFLKSQKDPATVDKIMKDLDSNGDGEVNFEEFVSLVVGLSIACEQCYQMHKKKMGK